In one Nicotiana tomentosiformis chromosome 6, ASM39032v3, whole genome shotgun sequence genomic region, the following are encoded:
- the LOC138893540 gene encoding uncharacterized protein has protein sequence MRMLRWMCGHTKIDKIKNEDIREKVGVAPWITSCGKQGSDGSGTFRERPKKYWGEVIRQDMAWLQITEDMALDRKLWRSIIKVVGSGDAVLCSMVSIDDTDILPFSFS, from the exons atgaggatgttgaggtggatgtgcgggcacactaagatagataagattaagaatgaagatattcgggagaaggtgggcgtggcccCGTGGATAACAAGCTGCGGGAAGcaaggctcagatggttcggggACATTCAGagagcggcctaagaagtattggggagaagtgatcaggcaggacatggcgtggCTTCAGATTACCGAGGACATGGCTCTAGACaggaagttgtggaggtcgatcattaaggttgtag GTTCTGGTGATGCTGTTCTTTGTTCTATGGTTTCTATTGATGATACTGATATATTGCCTTTTTCGTTTTCTTGA